The following proteins are encoded in a genomic region of Neorickettsia risticii str. Illinois:
- the pstC gene encoding phosphate ABC transporter permease subunit PstC, giving the protein MERKGGRDFVDSTSRAIRLNTALMLLVSAVLAFSFSSTFILFLGIFFALLLWSKRTFVLCAAVALIATSMVTALIILSLVTQTVSFFRVVSPTDFFFGTVWAPNGTIVDGQVEKLFGILPLLFGTTMVALIGSIVGTPIGIGAAIALTYFIPKKVRNVIKPIIEIMAGIPTVIYGYFSLTFVPALVQKLGHLLHLNISTESALSAGIVIGIMVIPLITSLTDDLLRTTPKSLYYGAAALGSTQTEIILRAVLPNCLPGIVAIVLLGFSRALGETMVVLMLTGISANIDYNILHTVTTVTVQIVTILTGDQTLNTEESLSAYALGMTLFILTWVLNAVSMSMSKRHVH; this is encoded by the coding sequence TTGGAGCGGAAAGGCGGTCGTGATTTTGTGGATAGTACAAGTCGTGCAATTAGACTAAATACAGCGTTGATGCTACTCGTGTCTGCAGTATTAGCTTTTTCCTTTAGTAGTACCTTTATCCTATTTCTGGGTATTTTTTTTGCTCTTTTGCTCTGGTCAAAGAGAACATTTGTCTTGTGTGCTGCAGTTGCGTTGATCGCAACTTCGATGGTCACAGCATTGATCATTTTGTCACTTGTGACGCAGACAGTTTCATTCTTCCGTGTGGTTTCGCCAACGGATTTCTTTTTTGGGACCGTCTGGGCACCAAACGGAACAATTGTGGACGGGCAAGTCGAAAAACTCTTCGGTATACTACCACTACTTTTTGGAACAACAATGGTGGCTTTAATTGGTAGTATAGTTGGCACACCTATAGGTATAGGAGCAGCCATAGCATTAACCTACTTCATACCAAAAAAGGTGAGAAATGTGATCAAGCCGATAATAGAAATAATGGCTGGCATACCAACCGTCATATACGGCTACTTTTCCCTGACATTTGTGCCGGCCTTGGTACAAAAACTCGGACACCTTCTGCACCTAAACATTTCAACTGAAAGTGCTTTATCTGCTGGGATAGTCATAGGCATTATGGTCATTCCTCTTATCACATCCCTCACTGACGACCTTTTACGTACAACACCGAAAAGCCTATATTACGGCGCCGCAGCACTTGGTAGCACACAGACCGAAATCATATTAAGAGCAGTCTTGCCAAACTGCCTACCTGGAATAGTCGCAATTGTTCTCTTAGGTTTCTCAAGAGCACTGGGCGAGACCATGGTAGTGCTCATGCTGACCGGAATTTCAGCAAATATCGATTACAACATACTCCACACAGTCACTACGGTGACCGTCCAGATTGTCACAATCTTAACAGGTGACCAGACACTAAATACTGAAGAGAGTCTGTCTGCATATGCACTAGGTATGACGCTCTTCATATTGACCTGGGTATTGAATGCTGTTTCGATGTCTATGTCTAAAAGGCACGTACATTAG
- a CDS encoding RsmD family RNA methyltransferase has product MRVISGKYKERKIGLIKGVEIRPTMGKVREALFNIILHARFVTKLPEEIHFLDLFTGTGSVSIEALSRGFASVTAIDIDTRCIYANLEKMAIHDEITVIGRDVVKLEESGKQYDVVFMDPPYNEKTPKYRASQITEKSFTGLHERGWLCAGSIVILEKHKKEIFELKHRAFELIDSRRYGMAELLTFIYKGCDSPPKE; this is encoded by the coding sequence ATGCGTGTTATTTCGGGTAAATACAAAGAGAGGAAGATAGGTCTCATAAAAGGTGTCGAAATTAGACCCACCATGGGGAAGGTGCGTGAAGCGCTTTTTAACATCATCTTACACGCGCGTTTTGTGACAAAGTTACCAGAAGAGATTCACTTCCTTGATCTCTTTACAGGTACGGGTTCCGTTAGTATAGAAGCGCTTTCTAGAGGTTTTGCCAGTGTTACAGCGATTGATATTGATACGCGGTGCATATATGCGAATCTCGAAAAAATGGCTATCCATGATGAAATCACCGTCATTGGCAGGGATGTAGTAAAGCTAGAGGAGTCAGGCAAACAATACGATGTTGTATTCATGGATCCCCCATATAACGAGAAAACACCTAAATATCGTGCATCTCAGATAACTGAGAAGAGTTTTACAGGACTTCATGAACGTGGTTGGCTTTGTGCTGGAAGTATTGTCATTCTAGAGAAACACAAGAAAGAGATATTTGAATTAAAGCATCGTGCCTTTGAGCTGATTGATTCAAGGAGATATGGGATGGCCGAGTTGCTGACATTCATTTATAAAGGATGCGATTCGCCGCCAAAAGAGTAG
- the grxD gene encoding Grx4 family monothiol glutaredoxin — MREIFAKIEGIVGRHDVVLFMKGTSEMPMCGFSGAVVNILKALGVTFYGVNVLEDPELREGIKKFADWPTIPQLYVKGEFIGGCDIVREMYESGELQTLFENSLAG, encoded by the coding sequence ATGAGAGAGATTTTTGCGAAAATAGAGGGAATAGTTGGGCGACATGACGTTGTGCTTTTTATGAAGGGTACATCTGAGATGCCGATGTGTGGATTTTCAGGTGCTGTTGTCAATATTCTCAAAGCTTTAGGTGTCACCTTTTATGGGGTGAATGTCTTAGAGGATCCTGAGTTAAGGGAAGGAATAAAGAAGTTTGCAGATTGGCCGACCATCCCGCAGTTATACGTGAAAGGTGAGTTTATTGGCGGATGTGATATCGTCAGGGAGATGTACGAGAGCGGGGAATTGCAGACTCTTTTTGAGAATAGTTTAGCTGGCTGA
- the priA gene encoding primosomal protein N', whose product MHLNVVLPLPLDSGFLYSSEHFDVYVGSLVKVDFRGRKITGLVTSIVPEDDHEYVVKEILAVEKIPPFSSEYVQFLSWIACYNFTRVGLVLRSALIKDIPDSAAYILTNDNIERSSLTTAMCRVLGLFRGSRYITSDALDAAKIQKKTVQKLIDIGAIERVHAAISEMKAVPEELKKLEFELSDEQSAAREKICMDGFTVYLLDGVTGSGKTLVYLSAALEILQRDPAAQVIMLFSEIALASYVFERVKKSFLGMVEIVEWHSELSPARRRKNWYKVVTNKARLIIGARSAILLPIPNLQMIVVDEEHDQSFKQDQGDFTYNARDLAIMRGKLFDIPVILSSATPSLESYYNVQKKGFVHLKLERRFGGAQLPDVKVVDMRKAQKVSQHISHELYEELKRTFDSGMQSLLFLNKRGYASIIICSSCGHRMKCPDCIAWLVEHKQNNTLLCHLCGFKRPMITKCEECSSDTIISFGPGVEKIAEEIGEIFPSKKVVIMSSDTKITENIGKIEKGDVDIVIGTQIIAKGYDFPRLTLLAIIDSDVSMHAGDLRNSEKSFQILQQAIGRVGRRKVYPGRVVLQSYSPDSVVIEALKNNDRQTFYEEELKMRLAEEMPPFSRLISIIISGLVENEVTKCAKKIAKAIVPMREINVFGPCPAAIGVKKNQFRYRILIVAPKNFFSRAILTDLLARFTTEKKVGIQIDVDPMCFL is encoded by the coding sequence ATGCACCTGAATGTCGTGCTTCCGCTCCCATTGGATAGTGGGTTTCTGTACTCTTCTGAGCATTTTGATGTGTATGTGGGTAGTCTTGTTAAAGTTGATTTCCGTGGGAGGAAAATAACAGGGCTTGTCACATCAATAGTACCAGAGGATGATCATGAATACGTTGTAAAAGAAATCTTGGCTGTAGAGAAGATACCGCCTTTTTCATCTGAGTATGTGCAATTTCTCTCTTGGATTGCGTGTTACAATTTCACCAGGGTTGGTTTGGTACTACGTTCCGCACTCATTAAGGATATTCCTGATAGTGCTGCATATATTTTGACTAACGATAATATTGAAAGATCCTCTTTAACCACGGCAATGTGCCGTGTGCTCGGGTTATTCAGGGGAAGTAGGTATATCACTTCGGATGCACTAGATGCAGCAAAGATCCAAAAGAAAACAGTGCAGAAACTTATCGATATTGGGGCAATAGAGCGTGTTCATGCAGCAATTAGTGAGATGAAAGCCGTACCGGAAGAGTTAAAAAAACTCGAGTTCGAGCTTTCCGATGAGCAGAGTGCTGCTAGAGAAAAAATCTGTATGGATGGGTTTACTGTATACCTTTTGGATGGTGTTACAGGTTCGGGTAAGACGTTAGTTTATCTTTCGGCTGCACTTGAGATTCTACAGCGGGACCCAGCTGCGCAAGTTATAATGCTTTTTTCCGAGATAGCTCTTGCTTCTTATGTTTTTGAGCGAGTCAAGAAAAGTTTTCTCGGGATGGTTGAAATTGTAGAATGGCATTCAGAACTCTCTCCTGCACGTAGGAGAAAGAACTGGTATAAAGTCGTAACAAATAAAGCCAGACTGATTATTGGAGCAAGGTCAGCAATCTTACTTCCAATACCAAATTTACAAATGATTGTTGTAGACGAAGAACACGATCAATCCTTCAAACAGGATCAAGGAGATTTTACATATAATGCCAGGGATCTGGCCATAATGAGAGGTAAGTTATTTGATATTCCAGTAATTTTATCATCAGCCACACCATCTTTGGAAAGCTATTATAATGTGCAAAAAAAAGGGTTTGTCCATCTTAAGTTGGAGCGCAGATTTGGCGGAGCTCAGCTTCCAGATGTAAAGGTAGTGGATATGCGCAAAGCTCAAAAAGTGAGTCAGCATATTTCTCATGAGTTGTATGAAGAATTGAAGCGTACTTTTGATTCTGGCATGCAGAGCCTTTTGTTTCTCAACAAACGAGGCTATGCATCGATAATAATATGTTCGAGTTGTGGTCATAGAATGAAGTGTCCCGACTGTATTGCATGGCTAGTTGAACATAAACAGAACAACACACTTTTATGTCACTTGTGTGGTTTCAAACGCCCCATGATAACGAAGTGTGAGGAATGTTCATCGGATACGATAATATCATTCGGTCCTGGAGTAGAGAAAATTGCCGAGGAAATTGGTGAAATCTTTCCAAGTAAGAAAGTGGTTATCATGAGTAGTGATACAAAGATTACTGAAAACATCGGAAAAATAGAAAAGGGTGATGTCGATATAGTGATTGGTACACAGATTATTGCTAAGGGTTATGATTTTCCCAGACTCACTCTTTTAGCAATCATTGACAGCGATGTTTCCATGCATGCAGGTGATTTGCGTAACTCGGAAAAGAGTTTTCAGATATTGCAGCAAGCTATCGGACGTGTCGGTAGGAGAAAAGTGTATCCTGGTAGGGTGGTGCTACAGAGTTATTCTCCAGATAGTGTTGTAATAGAGGCTTTAAAAAACAACGACAGACAAACTTTCTACGAAGAAGAGCTTAAAATGAGACTAGCTGAGGAAATGCCTCCTTTTAGTAGGCTCATTAGCATCATTATTTCTGGGTTAGTGGAAAACGAAGTCACTAAGTGTGCTAAGAAAATAGCAAAAGCTATTGTTCCGATGAGAGAGATAAACGTTTTTGGACCTTGCCCTGCTGCAATAGGGGTGAAAAAAAACCAATTTAGATATAGAATTCTTATTGTTGCCCCTAAAAATTTTTTCTCTCGTGCTATTTTAACAGATTTACTTGCTCGATTTACCACTGAGAAAAAAGTAGGGATACAGATTGATGTGGATCCCATGTGTTTTTTGTGA
- a CDS encoding BolA/IbaG family iron-sulfur metabolism protein has translation MPVEEKEITRLLLDAFPDVDPETDMHLVDTVGDKDHYLLKIRSTSFAGKSAVERHRLVVSALGEILKGRLHSISIETKVKS, from the coding sequence GTGCCCGTTGAAGAGAAGGAGATCACAAGGCTGCTTTTGGATGCGTTTCCCGATGTGGATCCTGAGACTGATATGCATCTTGTTGACACTGTTGGTGATAAAGATCATTACCTCCTTAAGATCCGGTCTACATCTTTTGCTGGTAAATCAGCGGTGGAGCGCCACAGGTTAGTAGTTTCAGCGTTGGGAGAGATTCTTAAGGGAAGGCTCCACTCGATTTCTATTGAGACTAAGGTTAAGAGTTAA
- a CDS encoding exopolysaccharide biosynthesis protein yields the protein MDKDRNTSDVLESVVVHGVADSITLFEIKHALHERGFALLLLLFSLPLSIPLPVPPGYTTVLSIPILFFSVQIVLGCDSPWLPKFLGEKSMKRKSLAFLIEKTVPILRKVEKFTRPRFPILNNTFGERIYGIISLICAISIAIPLPLTNFIPAGGIALMSLGVLNRDGVIGILGIVTSFVGLFISALVIILGQKMVVELLSILGVKL from the coding sequence ATGGATAAGGACCGAAACACTTCCGATGTATTGGAATCAGTCGTCGTACATGGCGTAGCGGACTCTATTACTCTATTTGAAATAAAGCACGCCCTACATGAGCGTGGGTTTGCACTACTACTTCTCCTTTTTTCGCTACCGCTTTCAATACCATTGCCTGTTCCACCTGGCTACACAACTGTTCTCTCAATCCCTATATTGTTTTTTTCTGTGCAAATCGTTCTTGGATGTGATTCTCCGTGGTTACCGAAATTTCTTGGGGAAAAATCAATGAAGCGCAAAAGTCTCGCTTTCTTGATTGAGAAGACGGTCCCAATACTGCGCAAAGTAGAGAAATTCACGCGTCCCAGATTCCCTATTTTGAACAACACTTTTGGTGAGAGAATTTACGGTATTATCTCCCTGATATGCGCTATCTCGATTGCAATTCCATTACCATTAACAAACTTCATCCCAGCGGGGGGAATCGCGCTGATGTCCCTCGGAGTATTAAATAGAGATGGGGTAATCGGTATATTAGGAATAGTAACGTCATTTGTAGGACTCTTTATTTCAGCATTAGTAATCATCCTAGGACAGAAAATGGTTGTTGAGCTCCTTTCCATCCTAGGAGTAAAACTATGA